TGGCGACGCTCGATCGCGTACGCGCGTGCCAGCTCGACCGCGCCTCGCATCACGCCGACGAGGTCGGCGCTCGTGGTGGCCAAGCCCAAGGCCGTCCAGCGACGCACGTCCTCGTCGGTCAGCAGCCGTGCCTGGCCGGGCAGCCGTTCGGGCGCGGCGTCGCCGGACGGGACCGTGAGACGGGTGAGGTCGGTGGGATCACCGGTGTCGAGGGGATCGCGGCGCGGGAGCGATCGCAGCGGCACGCTCGCCACCTCGTATCCCTCGGAACCCATGGCACGGAGGAACAAGGCGCGCGTCGCACCCTGCGCATCGACGGCGATACCACCGCCAGGCCCCTGGTGCGCGGTGACCTGCGCGACTTCGGCGAGGCCGGGCGCAAGCAGGACCGTCTCGACTTCGGCGGCGCTCGGCGCGCCGGCCAGGCGACGCAGTTCCGCGGCGAGCGTGGGACCCGTGAACGGCGCGTCGGCGAGTCCGCGGCCGAGTTCCTCGGCCACGATCGCCACTTCGACGCCCGAGGCGAGCGGCGCACCGCCGTCGCTCTCCACGCGCAGCTCGTGCCAGCCCGAGGACGCCACGGCGGCCACGAGCTTGCCGGCCCGTACCGTGTCGCCCAGGTCGGCGACCGTCGAGGCGGAGAGCTGGTCCACCAGCTGCGTGGCCGCCGCCTCGAGCGCCGCCTGCTCTGCGGAGAGCCGGACGTCCATCAGGCCTCCTCGCTCGGCACATCCGCCGCCGTGGCGCCGGACGCGAGCAGCGACGGGGTGAGCTCCTCGCGAAGGGTGCGTCGCAGCGCCTTTCCGGAGGCAAGGCGTGGGATCGCGTCGACCACGACCACGTGGCGCACCTGCTTGTACGTGGCGAGCGAGTCGGCCACCAGCCGCGCGAGCTCCCCGTCGGCGACCGGATGCGCCGGGTCGAGCTGCACCGCGGCCACCGGCACCTCACCGGCAGACTCGTCGGCCAAGCCGAACACGGCGCAGTCCCGCACGGCCGGATGCCCGAGCAGGACCGCCTCGATCTCGGCCGGCGCGACTTGGAAGCCGCGGACCTTGATCATCTCCTTGGAGCGGTCGGTCAGGTGGACCCAGCCGTCCGGCTCGAGCCAGCCGACGTCGCCGGTTCGATACCAGCCGTCGACGAACGCGTCGGCCGTCGCGGCGTCCGGGAGGTAGCCGGTCATCACAGACGGGCTGTGGACCTGGATCTCGCCCACCTCGCCCGGCGCCAGCACTTCTCCCGTGTCGAGGTCGGCCACCCGCAGCGACACGCCGTCGGGTGGCAACCCGGCCGAGTCGAGCCGCCACTCGTCAGGGCGGTCGACCGGGTTCACGCTGATCACCGGTACTTCGCTGGCGCCGTACGCCGGTAACCACCGCACGCCGGTTCGCTCGGTGACCACGCGAGCGACGTGGTCGGTCACCGGGGTGGCGCCCCACATGATGTAGCGCAGCGACGACAAGTCGTAGCGCTCGAGATCCGGGTGGTTCGCCAGCGCCAGCGCGATCGGCGCGACCGCCATCTCCAAGGTCATGCGGTCCGACTCGATCCGCGCCAGCACTTCGTCGAGGTCGAAGCGCGCGTGCAGGCGCACCATGGCGCCAGCCGCGGCCGCCGTCACCAAGTTGAGCAGGCCGAGGATGTGCGAGGGCGGGGTGGCGACCTGGAACCGATCGTCGGGCCCCAAGCCGAGGGTCTGCACCCAGTGGCGCGTGGCGTGACCCATCGACGAGTGGCTGTGGCGAACGGCCTTCGGCAGACCCGTCGTGCCGGAGCTGAACACCAAGACGGACTCCGCGGTGTCGGCCACGTCGGCGGGCGGCAGCGGGCGGCGATCCTGGCCGGCCGCACCGGCCAGCGGCGGCGAGTCGAGGTCGAGCACCACCGATGGGCTCAGGTGCTCGGACATCACCGCGGTCGAGTCCCCGTCGGTGACGGCGTGTGAGGGAGCGGTGATGGCGAGCGCATGGCCGACTTCGCGCGTCTTCCATGCCGGGCTCACGAGCACCGCGGCCGCGCCCAGCTTGCTGATGGCGTTGACCGCCACCACGAACTCGACCCGGTTCGAGGTCATCACCGCGACCCGCGAGCCGACCTCGACGCCGGCCGCGGCGAGCACCCGGGCGAACGCGTTGGCGAGCCCGTCGAGCTCGCCGTACGTCCACTGCGCCTCGCCGGCCCGAACTGCCACGCGGTCACCCCAGCGCTGCGCGGCTTCTTCGAGCCCGTGATGCAGCAGCACCGATGTCACGAGAAGAGTCTTCTCAAAATTGAGATCGACGTCAACTTTGGAAATCGCGCGGGTTCGAGCGGGCTGCCGGAGGTGGAACCGCATCCGGCGCTGCCGGAGTCAGCAGGAGGTGCAAGCGCCGCAAACCGCGCAGCACGTACGTGGGCTCGAATCGGAAGTCGCGGTCGTCCGCGGGCCCGTGGCGCTCTTCATCGATCGCGATGTGGCTGGTCTTGGACAGGAACGTCGCCACGCTCACCACGGTCTCCAACCGCGCCAGCGGGCCGCCCGGGCAGGCGTGGACGCCACGGCCGAACGAAAGGTGCGCGCTGGCGTTCTCCCGGTCGGGCCGGAACTCGTCGGGGCACTCGAAGCGGGCCGGGTCCCGGTTGGCGGCTCCGGGGAAGATGCCGAGTTGGGTGCCGGCCTCGACCTTCACCCCACCGACCGTGGTGGTGACCCTCGCTGTGCGGGCCTGGGACTTCACCACGCTCTCGAACCGCAGCACTTCCTCGATGAACGCCCCGATCCGTGACGGGTCGTCACGCAGGAAGTGCTGGATGTCGGGGTTCTCGGCGATGATCCGCAGCGACATGGCGATCAGCCGCGACGACGTGTCCTGTCCGGCGGCGAACAGGAACGTGCCCATCCGTACGACCGCCTCGGCTTCGGGCACTCGGCCGTCTCGATACGTCGCGGTCGCCATCTCACTGAGCACGTCACCGCGCGGGTGGGCGCGGCGATCCTCGACGTAGTCACGGAAGCGCGCCTGGAGGAACTCGAGCGGGTCGTGGACCAGCGGCACGGCCTCGCTGCCCGGCCCGCCGCGGACCGGATCCGCGCGGGCCGCGCCCACGCCGTCGAGCCGCTCGCGAAAGGCGTTGCGGTCCGCTTCGGGGATCCCGAGCAGGTACGCGATCACCAAGGTGGTGAACACCCGGCCATAGTCGCGCAGCACCTCGACGCGGCCGTCTCGCACCGCGGGCTCGACCATCTGGGCGGCCAGGTCCCACATGAACGCCTCGTTCTCCCGCATCCGCTTGGGGGTGAACAAGCGCATGATCAGGCCACGCTGGTCCTCGTGCAGCGGCGGGTCCTGCGTGACCATGTACTCGCTCATCGGCAGCTCATCGCGGTGGGCGGCGATGAAGTCGTTGACGTCGTCGCCCTCCGGACGCGCACCGAAGCCCGGGAACGGACCGGTCACCGCGTTGCACGACGAGAAGCGTTCGTGGTCGCGGAGCACTTCGACCGTCTCGTCGTACGTGGTGATGGCCACCACCCCGTGGTGCGGCAGCTCGACGACCGGACCTTTGGCGCGCCAGTGCGCGAAGAAGGGGTATGGGTCGTCGATCGCGGCGGCATCGGTGTAGAAGTCGAGCTCGTCGAACGCGGCCATCGACTGCCTCTCGCCAGTGCGGGCGAACCCGCCAGAATCGATGCTGAGCAGTTGCTTAGCAGTAAGTTCGAAGGATCGTCAACGACGCTCGGGAGGCGGACCGGTGAGCAGCACCCGAAGGCTTGGCGCCGAGGACTCGGCCACCCGGCGCAAGTTGCTCGACGCCGGGCTCCAGCTCATGCTCGAAGACGGCTACGCGGGCGTGACGTCACGCAAGGTCGCCGCCAAAGCCGGCCTCAAGCCGCAGCTCGTCCACTACTACTTCCGCACGATGGACGAGCTGTTCGTCGCCATGCTCCGCCGCGGGGCGGAGTACAGCCTCGCCCGCCAGGAGGCGGCCTTCGCCGCGCCACGCCCGTTGCACGCGATGTGGGAGTTCAACAGCGAGCCTGACGGCGTGGCGCTGATCGCCGAGTTCTACGCGCTCGCCAACCACCGTCCGGCCATCCGCGAGGAGGTCGCCGCGTACGCGGAGCGCTTCCGGGAGCAGCAGGCCGCTGCGCTCCACGTGTTGTTGGCTGAGCGAGGAATCGACACCGGCGACCTGCCACCCGTGGTGATCCCGGTGCTGATGACCAGCGTGGCCCGTGTGCTGGTCATGGAAGAGGGGCTCGGGATGAAGAACGGCCATGCCGAGACCCGAGCCATCGTCGAGCAGTGGCTCGACCGACTCGAGTCCGGCGACCTGCTCTCGTGAGCCTCGCCGGTCATGTCGCCCGACGCGTCATCCGTCCTGCGCGGCGAGGCGGCGGAGGTCGTCCTTGACGACTTTGCCGGTGGCGTTGAGCGGCAAGGCATCGACGACCACCACCCGGCGCGGCACCTTGTAGTTCGCCATCTGCTCCCTGCTCCACGCGATGACCTCGGCCGGGTCGATCGTGGCCCCCGCCGCCGGCACCACGAACGCCACGCCGACCTCGCCGAGGCGATGGTCGGGCACGCCGATGACCGCCGCTTGCGCGAGCGACGGGTGGCGCAACAGCGCGTTCTCGATCTCGGCCGGGTACGCGTTGAAACCGCCGACGATGAACATGTCCTTCGAGCGGCCCACGATGCGCAGGCAGCCGTCGTCGCCGATGATCCCGAGGTCACCCGTCTTCAACCAACCGTCGGGCGAGAGCGCCGCGGCAGTGGCCTCGGGGTCGTCGAGGTAGTGCGACATGATGCTGCGCCCCCGCAGCAGCACTTCGCCGGGCTCGCCGGTCGGCACGTCCGCGCCCTGGTCGTCGACGATCCGCAACTCGAAGCTGGGCCGCGCCCGCCCGACCGTGGTGGCGACCGTCTCGGCGTCGTCGTCGGGCGAGGTGGCGGCCGCCGTGCCGCCCTCGGTGAGGCCGTAACCGGTGACCACCACCCGGAACGGCAACTCGTCGTGGATCCGTCGGATCAGTTCGACGGGGATGTCGGCTGCGCCGGTGACCGCCACGCGCAACGTCGACAGGTCGTGGCCGTCACGGCCGGGGTGGTCGAGGATCGACTGGTAGATCGTGGGGGCCCCCGGCAACACGGTCACCGCGTCGGCGGCCACCCGCGCCAACACCCGGTCGACGTCGAACACCGATTCCGGAAGCATCACCGCACCGGCGGCAACCGAGGCCAAGATCCCGGCCTTCAAGCCGAACATGTGGAAGTACGGGTTGACCATCAGGTAGCGGTCGCCTGCGGTGAGGCCGGTCATGGCCACCCAGTCCGTGGCCACCGTCAGCGTGCGGCCGTGGGTCTGCACCACGCCTTTGGGCGAGCCCGTCGTGCCGGACGTGAACAAGATGTCGGACGGGTTCTCGGTGTCGACCGCCCGCCACCGCTCGCCGAGTGTGGCGAGCGACGCGGTGGTGGCGCCGGCCAGGAAGGCGTCGAAGGTGACCGCGCCGGCCGGCGCGTCGGGCTGGAAGACGACCGTGGTCGTCAGCGCAGGAAGCTCGGCGCCGGCCTCGCGCAACAGGGCGACGTAGTCGACGCCGATGAAGTCGGTGACCGTGAACAGCACTCTTGCTCGGCTTCTCGCCAAGATGTCGGCCGCTTCGGCCCCCTTGAAGCGGGTGTTGACCGGCACCAGCACGCAACCAGAACCGAACACCCCGAGCGCGGCGAGGATCCAACTGGCGCTGTTCGGTGCCCAGATCGCCACGCGGTCGCCCACCTCCACGCCCGCTGCGACAAGGGCGGCGCCGACGCGGCGGGCGCCTGCGGCGAGCTCGCGGTACGACAGCCGCTGGTCGCCGTCGATCACCGCGGGGTGGTCGCCGAATCGCCCGCCGGCCGCGTCGACCATCGCGCCGATGGTCGGCCAGGTGCCCTCGCCGCCCGCCGTCATGCGACGACGGCGTCCTCGACGTTCATCAACCGCGCCAAGTTGCCGCCCATGATCTTGCGGACGGTGTCGTCGGGAAGGCCGGCGAGCTCCTGCACGTACGTGGCGGGGCTGGCAAGCCCTTCGGGGTGCGGGTAGTCGGATCCGAACAACACGTGCTCCACGCCGATGAGCTCGGCGAGCGCGCCGAGGTCCTCCTCCCAGAACGGGCTCACGTAGATGTTGCGCTTGATGACGTCGATCGGGTTCTCCATGAAGTCCTGCGGCATCTTCTTGTAGACGTCCGCGAGGTTCTTCAACAGCGGCTCCACCCAACTGCTGCCGTTCTCGATCACGGCGACCTTGAGGCGGGGGAAGCGCGACAGCGCGCCGTGGCACACGAGCGCCGCGACCGCGTCTTCGACGGGTCGCCACTGCGACAGCATCCGGAACGCCTGGGGCTGGAACGGCAGGAACTCGCTCGAGCTGCCCATCCAGTCGTTGTTGTAGCGCTCGTAGCCGCTGTCAGAGGAGTGCATGCCCACGAGGACGTCGTGCTCCACGACCCGCTCCCAGAACGGATCGAACTCCGGCAGCCCGAACGAGCGGGGCCCTCGGAACCCGGGCACCGGTGCGGGCCGGATCAACACGGCCTTGGCGCCGCGCTCGACCACCCACTCGAGCTCCTCGATGGCCTTGTCGACGATCGGCAGCGTGATGACCGGGGTGGCGAAGATGCGCTGCTCGTAGTTGAACGTCCACGTCTCGTACATCCACTGGTTCAGCGCGTGGATCACGGCGTGGGTCATCTCGGGGTCCTCCCGCATGCGCTCCTCGATGAGGCTCGCCAACGTCGGGAACATCAGCGCGCGGTCGAGCCCCTGTTCGTCCATCAGCTCGATCCGCGGCGCGGGCTCGCGGAACGCGGGGATCGCCCGCATCGGCTCGCCGAAGATCTCCCTGCGGCTCTTGCCTTCGGGGTTGCCGTGGCGGAAGTAGTCCTCTTGGGCGCCCGGCCGGGCCACGACGTCGAACGTCGGGTTCGGGATGTACTCGCTGATCTGGCCGCGGACCACGATCTTGGTGCGGCCTCGCACGTCGACGTAGTCGACGGCCCCCTTGTAGCGATCCGGGAGGAACTTGGTCATCGCCTCCTTGGTCTCGTACATGTGGTTGTCCGCGTCGAACACCGGGCAATCGATCATGCGCGTCGACATCGCTGCTCTCCCCCGACGGTTGTGAGAATGGCCCTCTTATCTTAGAGTAACGAGGATTCCGGGTCACGATCGCCCAGGGGGAACCTCCGCATGACCACCGCCACTCCCGAGCTGTACTACGACCCCTATGACTTCGAGATCGACACCGACCCGTACCCGGTTTGGGCGCGGCTCCGCGACGAACAGCCCCTCTACTACAACGAGCGCTACGACTTCTGGGCGCTGAGCCGCTTCGAGGACGTGGAGCGGGCCTTCGTGAACTGGCAGACGTTCAGTTCTGCCCGGGGCACGTTGATCGAGCTCATCAAGAGCGACATGACGATCCCACCCGGCTCCATCATCTTCGAGGACCCGCCCGGTCACGACGCCCGCCGCAAGCTCCTCTCGCGGGTGTTCACGCCACGTCGCATGCGCGAGATCGAGCCGAAAGTCCGGGCGTTCTGCGCCCGCGGCCTCGACCACCTGGTCGGATCGGGCGGCTTCGACTTCATCACCGACATCGGCACCGAGGTCCCGATGCGCACGATCGGGATGCTCCTCGGCATCCCCGAAGAAGACCAGATCGCACTCCGCGAGCAGATCGACGAAGGGTTGCGCCTCGAAGACGGCACGATGCCGGACCTCTCCGACGCCCAGGCCATGGCGCAGGGCCAGGCTGCGGCGTTCGCCGACTACGTCGACTGGCGCGCCGACCACCCGTCCGACGACCTCATGACCGAGTTGCTCAACGCGGAGTTCGAAGACGAGACCGGCGAGACCCGGCGACTCACCCGCGAGGAGCTGTTGAACTACGTCAACTTGCTCGCGGCCGCCGGCAACGAGACCACCACCCGCCTGATCGGCTGGGCCGGCAAAGTGCTCGCCGAGCACCCGGACCAGCGCCGGGAGCTGGTCGACAGCCCCGAGCTGATCCCCAAGGCCATCGAGGAGCTCCTCCGCTACGAAGCGCCGTCACCGGTCAACGCGAGGTACGTGACCGCCGACGTGGAGCTGCACGGCCGTGTGGTGCCGGCCGGCAGCGCGATGATCCTCCTCAACGGCGCGGCCAACCGTGACGAGCGCAAGTTCCCCGACGCGGACCGTTTCGACATCCACCGCGTGATCGACCACCACCTGGCGTTCGGCTACGGCATCCACTTCTGCCTCGGCGCGGCGCTGGCCCGCATGGAAGGCCGAGTCGCGCTCGACGAGATCCTGAAGCGCTTCCCCACCTGGGAGGTCGACTGGGACCGGGCGGTACAGGCCCGCACCTCGACGGTGCGGGGCTGGGAGCGACTGCCGGTGCGGACCCCCTGACCTGCTGATCGCCGCCTGGTGCGCGGTGGCCCGAGCTCACGCGCCGGCGGACTCCTCGGCGGCCAGCGCGGCCTTGTGCAACGTGTTCTCGGCGAGCCGCATGTGGGCGGCGTCGACCAGACGGCCGTCGCGCCCGATCGCTCCCACGCCGTCCGCTTCTGACGCCCGATACACCTCGATCGACTCGCGCGCCGCGGCAACTTCGGCCTCGGTCGGCGAGAACACCTCGTGCGCGATGGCGATCTGCGACGGGTGGATGCACCACTTGCCATCGAAGCCGAGCGAGGCGGCCTGGGTGGCCGATTCGCGGTAGCCGTCGGGGTCCTGGTAGGCGGGGTACGGCGCGTCGATGGCATCGATCCCCGCCGCCCGCGCCGCGGTCAGCACCTGCACCCGGGCGAAGTGCCAGAAGTCGCCGGGATACCCGTCGACCGGATCGAAGTTCCCGTCGACCCGGGCGTGCAACGAGGCCGACAGATCGCCAGCGCCGAAGATGATGGCTTCGAGGCGGTCGCTGGCCCGGGCGATCTCAGCGGCGTTGGCGAGGCCTTCAGCTTCCTCGATCAGCACTTCGAGCCCGATGCGCTGCGTCAAGCCCAGCTTCCGCTCGAGCTGCGTGAGCAACGTGTCGAACCACCACACGTCGCGCGCGGTTCGGGCCTTCGGGATGATCAGCACGTCGAGCGCGTCTCGGGCACCGGTGACCACTTCGATCACGTCGCCGTGGCACCACGGCGTGTCGAGGCCGTTCACCCGCACGGCCCGCACGGTGCGGCCCCAGTCCTGCTCGGTGAGGGCGGCGACCGCGATCGCCCGCGCACCTTCCTTCGCTACGGGCGCGCAGGCGTCCTCGAGGTCGAGGAACACGAGGTCGGCGCCCGACGACGCGGACTTCACGCACATCTTCTCGCTGCTGGCCGGCGTGGCCAGCTCTGAACGTCGAGCGCGGGGTCGAAGCACCGGACCTCCTCGTTTCGCTGGTGTCAGGGCCGGGCCACCGCCGGCCGCTCGAGGCCGAGGTTCTCACGCAACGTCGCGCCGGTGTAGCGATCCCGGAACAGGCCGCGGCGCTGGAGCTCGGGTACGACCATCCGCACCACGTCCTCGTACGCGCCGGGGCAGTGCGTTGCGGCGAGGACGAACCCGTCGCACGCACCGGTGGTGAACCACTCCTCCATCTGATCGGCGACTTGCGCGCCGGTTCCCACGAACCTCGGCCCCTGCAACAACGTGGCGCGGTAGCCGGCGATGTCGCCCAACGTGACCGTGCCGACGCCGATGTGCTGGCGGATGTTCTGCACCAGCCCCCGGATGCCGTTGACCGACTCGATCAGCTCGTCCGTGATCGGATCGTCGATCGACAGCGCCGAGAAGTCGTAGTTCATGAGCTCTGACAGCAACGTGAGCGACGCAACCGGGTCGACGAGGTCGTTGAGCAGCAGCTGCTCGCGGTCTTGCGCCTGGGCCTCGCTCTCGGCCACCACTGCGTACGCCATCGGCAGCATCTTCACGGAGGCGGGGTCACGGCCACCCTCGGCCAGGCGGTCCTTTTGGTCCTTGTAGTGCGACCGGGCGACTTCGATGGCGGGGTCACCGGTGAAGATCAGCTCTGCCCAGCGCGCCGCGAACTCGCGACCGCGCCCCGACGATCCGGCTTGCAGCAGCACCGGGCGGCCTTGTGGCCCGCGCGGCACGGTCAACGGGCCGCGCACTTTGAAGTACTCGCCGTCGTAGCGCAGCTCGCGGACCGCGTCGGGGTCGGCGAAGACTCCGGCCGCTCGATCGAGGATCAACGCGTCATCGTCCCAGGTGTCCCACAGGCCGGTCGTGGCCTCGAGGAACTCGTCGGCCCGGTCGTAGCGCTCGTCGTGGCCGAGGATCTGGTCGACGCCGAAGTTCTGGGCCTCGGCGTCGTTCACCGACGTGACGATGTTCCACGCGGCGCGCCCGTTGGTGAGGTGATCGAGCGTCGCGAAGGTCCGAGCGACGTGGAACGGCGTGTAGTACGTGGTCGAGTACGTGGCCCCCAGACCGATGTGCTCGGTCACGCCCGCCACCACGCCGAGCACCACGCTCAAGTCGAGCTTGACCGGCCGGGCGCCCGTGCGGACCGCTTCGGCAACCGAGCCGCCATAGATGCCCGGCATGGCGAGCCGGTCATCGAAGAACATCATGTCGAAGCACCCTTGCTCGAGGATTCGTCCGAGCTTCTGGTAGTAGCCCGCCGTCAGGAACCCGTGCTCGGTGGCAGGGTGGCGCCAGGATCCGCTGTACACCGACGTGTTGCCCGCTTGCATGAAACCAACCAGTGCCATCTGGCGCTGCGTGCTCACGATGGTGCTCCCTGCCGTCGCCTGTGGAGGCCGGCACGTGAACGTCCGGCAGGTCAGATGATAATCTAACTCTCCCATTACGGAAACCACGTTGCTACCCCCGTCCACCAAGGGCGGACCAGCAATCCAGAAGGTGCGGCATCGAAGCCACGGCAGGCGGTGCCCGACGAGCAGAGGGCCTGATGACGGAGCACGCCGACATCAAGCGGGAGCACGGCTATCACCCGTTGCGGGTGAAGGACGTCGTGCAGGAGACCGCCGACACCAGGTCGTTCGTGCTCGACGTCCCCGACGACCTCGCCGCTCTCTTCCGCTACGAAGCCGGCCAGTTCTGCACGTTCCGCGTGCGACTGGGTGACGACGAGCACTTGCGGTCGTACTCGATGTCGAGCGCACCAGAGACCGACGCCGACCTGACCGTCACCGTCAAGCGCGTGCCCGGCGGGCTGATCTCCAACTGGTTCAACGACCACGTCGACGTCGGTGACACGCTCGAAGTGACTCGACCCGCGGGCGTGTTCTGCGTGCAGGAAGGCGACCGCCCGCTGGTCGCGCTGTGCGGCGGGAGCGGCATCACGCCCGTCGTGTCGATCGTCAAGCGCGTGCTCACGACCACCGATCGCCGGGTGAAGGTGCTGTACGCCAACCGCGACGGGCAG
This region of Acidimicrobiales bacterium genomic DNA includes:
- a CDS encoding acyl-CoA dehydrogenase family protein, translated to MDVRLSAEQAALEAAATQLVDQLSASTVADLGDTVRAGKLVAAVASSGWHELRVESDGGAPLASGVEVAIVAEELGRGLADAPFTGPTLAAELRRLAGAPSAAEVETVLLAPGLAEVAQVTAHQGPGGGIAVDAQGATRALFLRAMGSEGYEVASVPLRSLPRRDPLDTGDPTDLTRLTVPSGDAAPERLPGQARLLTDEDVRRWTALGLATTSADLVGVMRGAVELARAYAIERRQYGAAIGSFQAVQHLLADALVAMEGSRSATLHAAWAVDSLPPAQALLSAAGAKAYSARAARQVCETAIQVHGGIGNTWDCLAHVFLRRALLSIDILGGAGPNLARVLACHGVGGFDGLW
- a CDS encoding AMP-binding protein, with translation MTSVLLHHGLEEAAQRWGDRVAVRAGEAQWTYGELDGLANAFARVLAAAGVEVGSRVAVMTSNRVEFVVAVNAISKLGAAAVLVSPAWKTREVGHALAITAPSHAVTDGDSTAVMSEHLSPSVVLDLDSPPLAGAAGQDRRPLPPADVADTAESVLVFSSGTTGLPKAVRHSHSSMGHATRHWVQTLGLGPDDRFQVATPPSHILGLLNLVTAAAAGAMVRLHARFDLDEVLARIESDRMTLEMAVAPIALALANHPDLERYDLSSLRYIMWGATPVTDHVARVVTERTGVRWLPAYGASEVPVISVNPVDRPDEWRLDSAGLPPDGVSLRVADLDTGEVLAPGEVGEIQVHSPSVMTGYLPDAATADAFVDGWYRTGDVGWLEPDGWVHLTDRSKEMIKVRGFQVAPAEIEAVLLGHPAVRDCAVFGLADESAGEVPVAAVQLDPAHPVADGELARLVADSLATYKQVRHVVVVDAIPRLASGKALRRTLREELTPSLLASGATAADVPSEEA
- a CDS encoding cytochrome P450; the encoded protein is MAAFDELDFYTDAAAIDDPYPFFAHWRAKGPVVELPHHGVVAITTYDETVEVLRDHERFSSCNAVTGPFPGFGARPEGDDVNDFIAAHRDELPMSEYMVTQDPPLHEDQRGLIMRLFTPKRMRENEAFMWDLAAQMVEPAVRDGRVEVLRDYGRVFTTLVIAYLLGIPEADRNAFRERLDGVGAARADPVRGGPGSEAVPLVHDPLEFLQARFRDYVEDRRAHPRGDVLSEMATATYRDGRVPEAEAVVRMGTFLFAAGQDTSSRLIAMSLRIIAENPDIQHFLRDDPSRIGAFIEEVLRFESVVKSQARTARVTTTVGGVKVEAGTQLGIFPGAANRDPARFECPDEFRPDRENASAHLSFGRGVHACPGGPLARLETVVSVATFLSKTSHIAIDEERHGPADDRDFRFEPTYVLRGLRRLHLLLTPAAPDAVPPPAARSNPRDFQS
- a CDS encoding TetR/AcrR family transcriptional regulator; the encoded protein is MSSTRRLGAEDSATRRKLLDAGLQLMLEDGYAGVTSRKVAAKAGLKPQLVHYYFRTMDELFVAMLRRGAEYSLARQEAAFAAPRPLHAMWEFNSEPDGVALIAEFYALANHRPAIREEVAAYAERFREQQAAALHVLLAERGIDTGDLPPVVIPVLMTSVARVLVMEEGLGMKNGHAETRAIVEQWLDRLESGDLLS
- a CDS encoding FadD3 family acyl-CoA ligase is translated as MTAGGEGTWPTIGAMVDAAGGRFGDHPAVIDGDQRLSYRELAAGARRVGAALVAAGVEVGDRVAIWAPNSASWILAALGVFGSGCVLVPVNTRFKGAEAADILARSRARVLFTVTDFIGVDYVALLREAGAELPALTTTVVFQPDAPAGAVTFDAFLAGATTASLATLGERWRAVDTENPSDILFTSGTTGSPKGVVQTHGRTLTVATDWVAMTGLTAGDRYLMVNPYFHMFGLKAGILASVAAGAVMLPESVFDVDRVLARVAADAVTVLPGAPTIYQSILDHPGRDGHDLSTLRVAVTGAADIPVELIRRIHDELPFRVVVTGYGLTEGGTAAATSPDDDAETVATTVGRARPSFELRIVDDQGADVPTGEPGEVLLRGRSIMSHYLDDPEATAAALSPDGWLKTGDLGIIGDDGCLRIVGRSKDMFIVGGFNAYPAEIENALLRHPSLAQAAVIGVPDHRLGEVGVAFVVPAAGATIDPAEVIAWSREQMANYKVPRRVVVVDALPLNATGKVVKDDLRRLAAQDG
- a CDS encoding amidohydrolase family protein produces the protein MSTRMIDCPVFDADNHMYETKEAMTKFLPDRYKGAVDYVDVRGRTKIVVRGQISEYIPNPTFDVVARPGAQEDYFRHGNPEGKSRREIFGEPMRAIPAFREPAPRIELMDEQGLDRALMFPTLASLIEERMREDPEMTHAVIHALNQWMYETWTFNYEQRIFATPVITLPIVDKAIEELEWVVERGAKAVLIRPAPVPGFRGPRSFGLPEFDPFWERVVEHDVLVGMHSSDSGYERYNNDWMGSSSEFLPFQPQAFRMLSQWRPVEDAVAALVCHGALSRFPRLKVAVIENGSSWVEPLLKNLADVYKKMPQDFMENPIDVIKRNIYVSPFWEEDLGALAELIGVEHVLFGSDYPHPEGLASPATYVQELAGLPDDTVRKIMGGNLARLMNVEDAVVA
- a CDS encoding cytochrome P450, producing the protein MTTATPELYYDPYDFEIDTDPYPVWARLRDEQPLYYNERYDFWALSRFEDVERAFVNWQTFSSARGTLIELIKSDMTIPPGSIIFEDPPGHDARRKLLSRVFTPRRMREIEPKVRAFCARGLDHLVGSGGFDFITDIGTEVPMRTIGMLLGIPEEDQIALREQIDEGLRLEDGTMPDLSDAQAMAQGQAAAFADYVDWRADHPSDDLMTELLNAEFEDETGETRRLTREELLNYVNLLAAAGNETTTRLIGWAGKVLAEHPDQRRELVDSPELIPKAIEELLRYEAPSPVNARYVTADVELHGRVVPAGSAMILLNGAANRDERKFPDADRFDIHRVIDHHLAFGYGIHFCLGAALARMEGRVALDEILKRFPTWEVDWDRAVQARTSTVRGWERLPVRTP
- a CDS encoding CoA ester lyase, with the protein product MLRPRARRSELATPASSEKMCVKSASSGADLVFLDLEDACAPVAKEGARAIAVAALTEQDWGRTVRAVRVNGLDTPWCHGDVIEVVTGARDALDVLIIPKARTARDVWWFDTLLTQLERKLGLTQRIGLEVLIEEAEGLANAAEIARASDRLEAIIFGAGDLSASLHARVDGNFDPVDGYPGDFWHFARVQVLTAARAAGIDAIDAPYPAYQDPDGYRESATQAASLGFDGKWCIHPSQIAIAHEVFSPTEAEVAAARESIEVYRASEADGVGAIGRDGRLVDAAHMRLAENTLHKAALAAEESAGA
- a CDS encoding LLM class flavin-dependent oxidoreductase, with the translated sequence MSTQRQMALVGFMQAGNTSVYSGSWRHPATEHGFLTAGYYQKLGRILEQGCFDMMFFDDRLAMPGIYGGSVAEAVRTGARPVKLDLSVVLGVVAGVTEHIGLGATYSTTYYTPFHVARTFATLDHLTNGRAAWNIVTSVNDAEAQNFGVDQILGHDERYDRADEFLEATTGLWDTWDDDALILDRAAGVFADPDAVRELRYDGEYFKVRGPLTVPRGPQGRPVLLQAGSSGRGREFAARWAELIFTGDPAIEVARSHYKDQKDRLAEGGRDPASVKMLPMAYAVVAESEAQAQDREQLLLNDLVDPVASLTLLSELMNYDFSALSIDDPITDELIESVNGIRGLVQNIRQHIGVGTVTLGDIAGYRATLLQGPRFVGTGAQVADQMEEWFTTGACDGFVLAATHCPGAYEDVVRMVVPELQRRGLFRDRYTGATLRENLGLERPAVARP